The genomic region TCGGCGGCGTCAATCGCCTGACCGGTGCGGCCCGCATAGCCGAATGCCAGCACGAGCGCGTAGTAGGCGTTCATGGTCGCAACGTCTGAAAGATTGCGGCCAAGAACTGCATTGGCGGCCTCCACCGCGGCCGGAACGGACCCTTCAGCCGCGTCGACCAATGCCCGGTAGGCTAGGAGGACACCATGCGACTCAGCTGGAAGCCGGGCTTGCGCATCGTCGAGCACCTGACGAGACCTGGCCGTCAGGCCCAGTACCCAGTAAAGGTTTGCGGCCCGGAACATCGCTAGGTTGGCGAACTCGGCGGGCGAGAAGCGCTGGTTGGTTACGTCCGCGACGATGCCTTCCGCTTCGGGCGCTCGTCCTATCTGATGCAAGGCGCACGCGTGGAGGTAAGTCGCCTCGTATGTCGGGTCGATACGCCGCGCTTCGCCCGCAAGTCGTTCTGCGAGTACAGGATTGATCAGTTGCATCGCGGCGCCGGCGGCTTGTGTGAGGAGCGCACCGTTGGGCGGCAGATCCGATTCCAGCGTCAGCAGGGCACGACGAAGGAGGTCCTGTGTGTCGCGGACCGCCCTGTCATCGAGCGCGCGCACGACACGCCCGCGCAGGTATCGACCGCGCATCCCGGCGGTCTTCCAGCGGCGAACCTCACCGTAGAGGGGGTGGCCCAGCCGAGCTACAGCGCCGCTGCCGTCGTATTCGATCTCGACGAGACCTCGTGTTCGGGCGTGCTCGACCGACGACCACCCCACGATTTGCGCGAGCAGGTCACAATCCAACGGTCCGGCCACTGTCAACAGGTCGATGACCTCGGCCAACGGCTCCGATAATGCGCCCATCTGGGCGGTCACCAGCTCCGCCAACTCCGTGAAATGCAACGGGTCGCCAGACCATGACCAAAGGCCGTTTTCGACGCACCAATGCCTGCGCGCCAACTCCTGGTCGACGAGGTGGCGAAGGAACAGGACATTGCCCCGGGTCAGATTCCATAGCCGGGCGACGGTCGACGAGTCCACCGGTCCGTCGAGCACCCGCGTGAGGAGCCGGCCCGATTCCTCTTGTGTCAGCGCGGACAGGTGGATTCTTTCGAGATACGAGTCCTTCCACAACGCGGTAATGGCATCGGGCGCTGGCTCGTGATTACGTACTGTCAGAACGACGTTCGCCAATTTGCGGTGCACGAGCTGGTGTACGACAAAGGCCGAGAGATCGTCGAGTAGATGTGCGTCGTCTACCCCGATAACCACTGGACGAGCGTGCGGGGTCGCGGTCACGCCGTCGATGACGGAGCGCACCAACAACGTGGGATCAGCGCCGGTGTCACCGACCCAGGCCGAAAACGCACCGAGCGGCAGTGCCGATCCGGCCCTGGTCGCGACTACCCATCGGATCTCGCACTGCGCTGATACCACTGCCAGGACCTCCCGCGCGAGTCGGCTCTTGCCGACTCCCGGATCTCCGGCAACGACCACTCCGGTATACGCACTGGACCCGACCAAACGGTCCCCGATCTTTGCCACTTCCTCCGCACGACCAGTGAACGGCCAGTCGTTGCCCACGAACGAATCGTAATTTCACCTAGCTGCGACGACACTCCGAATGGCCACCTTTGAGCTATTGCCAGGACGCGTCGTACGCGTTGAAGACGTATAGACCGGCGTGGGCGTGAGCACAGGAGGAAACACCACCACAGTTCCACGAAGCGACGACTGGAACACGTTTCAGTTCTGCCGTTGGACTGGGTACGCTGACCGGGTGTCAGCATCCACTCAACCGGCGATCGAAGGCTGGTTCGCGACCGATGGTTCGGGGCTGCCCTATCTGATCGGCGGCAAGTGTCATCAGTGCGGGACGTTCGTGTTCCCGCCGCGGGCCAACAACTGCCCGAATCCGGCGTGCGACGGTGATGAGCTGGCTCAGGTGCCGCTGTCGCGGCGCGGGACGCTGTGGAGCTACACCGAGAACCGTTACGCTCCCCCGCCGCCGTACCCGGCGCCCGATCCGTTCGAGCCGTTCGCCGTTGCCGCCGTCGAGTTGGCCGATGAGGGGCTCATCGTGCTGGGCAAGGTCACCGACGGCACGCTGGCCGCCGACCTGAAGGTGGGCATGCAGATGGAGTTGACCACGATGCCGTTGTATGTCGATGACGACGGCGTCGAACACGTCGTCTACGCCTGGAGGATCGCCCCATGAGTCCTGAGCCGCTCTACATCCTGGGCGCGGGTATGCATCCCTGGGGTAAGTGGGGCCGCGACTTCACCGAATACGGTGTGGTGGCCGCTCGCTCGGCGCTGGCCGAGGCCGGGCTGGACTGGCGACAGATCCAACTCGTCGCCGGCGCCGACACCATCCGCAACGGCTATCCGGGCTTCGTGGCAGGCGCCACCTTCGCCCAGAAGCTGGGCTGGAACGGTGTGCCGGTCAGCTCGAGTTACGCCGCGTGCGCCAGCGGGTCGCAGGCGCTGCAGAGCGCGCGGGCCCAGATTCTGGCCGGTTTCTGCGATGTGGCATTGGTCATCGGCGCCGACACCACCCCCAAGGGGTTCTTCGCCCCGGTCGGCGGCGAACGCCGCAACGACCCCGACTGGCAGCGCTTCCACCTGATCGGGGCGACCAACACCGTGTACTTCGCGTTGCTGGCCCGCAGGCGCATGGATCTCTACGGCGCCACGCTGGAGGACTTCGCGGCGGTGAAGGTCAAGAACGCCCGCCACGGGCTGGACAACCCGAACGCGCGGTACCGCAAGGAAGCCACCATCGACGACGTGCTGGCCAGCCCGGTGGTCTCCGATCCGCTGCGGTTGCTGGACATCTGCGCGACCTCCGACGGGGCGGCGGCGCTCGTGGTGGCCAGCAAGTCCTTCGCCGAACAACACCTCGGCTCGCTCGAGGGGGTGCCCTCGGTGCGCGCGATCAGCACCGTCACCCCGCGGTATCCGCAGCATCTGCCCGAACTCCCAGACATCGCCACCGACTCCACCGCTGTGGTCAACGCGCCCGAGCGGGCGTTCAAAGACCAGATTCTCGACGCGGCCTACGCCGAAGCCGGCATCGGACCCGAGGACCTGAGCATGGCCGAGGTCTACGACTTGTCCACCGCACTGGAGCTGGATTGGTACGAACACCTGGGCCTGTGTCCCAAGGGCGAGGCCGAACAGTTGCTGCGCAGCGGTGCCACCACCATCGGCGGCCGCATTCCGGTCAACCCGTCGGGTGGGCTGGCGTGTTTCGGAGAGGCCATCCCCGCGCAGGCCATCGCGCAGGTCTGCGAATTGACCTGGCAGCTCAAGGGCCAGGCCACCGGCCGCCAGGTCGAGGGTGCCACCGTCGGAATCACCGCGAACCAGGGCCTTTTCGGACACGGCTCGTCCGTGATCGTTGCCCGTTAGCGAGTTTGCGCCCTACGGCGCCTCGTACTGGGGCGCGCTGGCGGTGTTCGCCCTGGGCGCCGCGCTGCTGGTGTGGGTCGGGCGCAGGCAGTCCGAGCAGCAGGCGCGCCGCTTCGGGCGAATCCTCGGTGCCGTCACCGCGGCCATCTACGCCGCGATCCTGGTCTACAACCTGATTCCGCCCGACATCGGCTACTCCGTCCCACTTCAGTTGACCGACCTCGCGACCGTTGTCGCCGCTTATGCGCTGTGGTCGCAGCGGACGTGGGCCTACACGCTGACCTACTACTGGGGCCTGGTGCTCAGCGTGCAGGCGTTGATCACCCCGGTGTTGCGGGGACCTGACTTCCCCCACTACCAATTTCTGGCGTTCTATGCGATCCACTTGATCGTCGTGTGGGCCGCGATCTATCTGACCTGGGGCCGCCGCATGCGGCCCGACTGGCACGGCTACCGGTTCGCTGTGCTGGTCACCACGATGTGGGTGGCGGTCACCGTCGCGTTCAATGCCGTCGCGGACACCAACTACGGCTTCCTCAACGCCAAGCCCGCCTCCGCGTCCCTGCTGGATTTCATGGGTCCCTGGCCGGTGTATCTCGTCGTGGCGGCGGCGTTGGTGTTCACGGTCTGGGCGCTGATGACGTGGCCGTGGGTGCGTCGCCGCTATGCGACGCCGAGGTAGGCGGCGCGGATGCTGTCGTCGTCGAGCAGTTCTCGCGCGTTGCCCTCCCGGGTCACCTCGCCGGTTTCCAGGATGTAGGCGCGGTCCGATCGGCTCAGCGCCTGTTGGGCGTTCTGCTCCACCAGCAGCACCGTGGTGCCCTTGGCGTTGATCTCGGCGATGATCTTGAAGATATGCGAGATCACCATCGGCGCAAGGCCCATCGACGGTTCGTCGAGCAGCAACACGCGCGGGCGGGCCATCAACGCCCGGCCGATCGACAGCATCTGCTGTTCGCCGCCAGACAGTGTGCCGCCGACCTGGCTGCGCCGCTCGGCCAGCCGCGGGAAGGTCTCCAGCACCCAGTCCAGCCTCGCCCGATGCTCCTGCTTGGAATCGAACTTCCTTCCATAGCAGCCCATTTCGAGGTTCTCGACGACCGTCATGCCAGGGAAGACCCCGCGTCCTTCCGGGGCCTGCACCAACCCGCGGATTGCGCGGTGGTGCGCCTTGACCTTGCTGATGTCGTCGCCTTCGAACCAGATCGATCCGGAGGTCAGTGGCAGCAACCCGGAGATCGCCCGCATCGTGGTGGTCTTGCCTGCGCCGTTGGAACCCAGGAGTGTAACCAGTTCGCCCTCGTGCACCGTCAGCGAGATTCCGTGCAGCGCAAGGATTCGCCCGTACTGCACGACGATGTCACGCAGTTCGAGCACCACGGGTCGCTGGCTTTGCGTTCGATCACTCGACTGTGTCATCGGGCACTCCCAGATAGGCTGCGATGACCGTCGGGTCTTCGCGGATCTCGGCGGGCAGGCCTTCGGCGATCTTGCGGCCGAACTCGAGCACCACGATGCGGTCGGTCACGCCCATCACCAGCCGCATGTCGTGTTCGATCAGCAACACGGTGTACCCGTCGTCGCGGATCTTCTGGATCAGCTCGATGAGTGCGGCCTTCTCGCGCGGGTTGAACCCGGCCGCGGGCTCGTCGAGGCACAGCAGCTTGGGCTCGGTGGCCAGTGCGCGTGCGATCTCGAGGCGTCGCTGATCGCCGTACGGCAGGTTCCTCGCCTTCTCCTCACCGCGGTGCGCGATCCCGACGAAATGCAGCAGCGCCGCGGCGCGTTCGACGGCCGAACGTTCCTCGCGGCGATGGCGCGGGGTCCGTAGCAGGGCGCCGGGTACCGAGGTGAAGTGCCTGGCGTCGGTGCCCACCATGACGTTCTCCAGCGCTGTCATCTCGCCCCACAGCCGGATGTTCTGGAAGGTGCGCGCGATCCCGCGGCGGGTGATCTGGTGGCGCTTGATCCGGCCCAGCGGGGCGCCGTCGAAGGTGACCGTTCCGGACGCCGGTCGGTACACGCCGGTGATGGCGTTGAAGCAGGTGGTTTTTCCCGCACCGTTCGGGCCGATCATGCCCAGGATCTCGCCACGCCGGATGTCGAAGGTCAGCGAGTCCAGCGCGATGAGGCCGCCGAACCGGACGGTCAGATCGTTGGTCTGAAGCAGTACCTCGCCCTCGGCCGCCCGAATGTCACGGTGTACTCCGGCGACTTCCTCGATTGTCACCGAACCGACTCCTTCTCCGGGGCAGCCAACAGCCGACGCGCCGCTTTGCCGTAGGACAGCAACTGCTGGCGAGCCGGGAACAACCCCTGCGGCCGGAAGATCATCAGCACGACCAACGCTATACCGAAGAACAGATACTTCAGGTCGCCCAGGTTGACGCCCAGGAACTCGACTCCCAGCAGGCGGTTGGGCAGGTACACGATGACGAACGCACCGACGATCACGCCGAGCTTGTTGCCCTGTCCACCGAGCACCACGGCGCACAGGAACAGCATCGAGTTGATGATGTTGAACGTCGGAGGCGCCACGAACTGTACCTGGCCGGCATACAACGCTCCGGACAGTCCTCCGATGGCTGCGCCGATCACGAAGGCCCACAGCTTGAACCGGAAGGCGTTGACGCCCATGATCTCGGCGGCGTCCTCGTCCTCACGGACGGCTATCCACGCGCGTCCGACGCGGCTGCGTTCGAGGTTGCCGACGAGCATCAGGATGACGACGATGAGCACCAGGCCCAGCCAGAACCACCAGGTGCCGTAGTTGGCGTCTCCCGTGGAGTTCGCGCTCGAGAAGACACCCTCGGGAAGGCGCTGCGTCTCTCCGACGCGGGGGTACTCGACGCCGGGAAGCCCTCGCGGGCCGTTGGTCACGTCGGCGAGATTGTCCGCCAGCAACCGGATGATCTCGCCGAACCCGAGCGTGACGATCGCCAGGTAGTCGCCGCGTAAGCGCAGCGTCGGAGTCCCGAGGATGAGGCCGGCCAGTGCCGTGATCGCCATCGCCAGGGGCACACACGACAGCCAGGCCCAGTCCTCGCTGAAGAACCCGTCGGGTCCGGTCCTGTTCCACGGGCTGCTCGGGCTGGTCAGTAGGGCGACCGTGTAGGCGCCGACGGCATAGAACCCGACATAGCCCAAGTCGAGCAGACCGGCTTGGCCTACAACGACATTGAGACCGATCGCGATGATTGCG from Mycobacterium sp. IDR2000157661 harbors:
- a CDS encoding helix-turn-helix transcriptional regulator translates to MGNDWPFTGRAEEVAKIGDRLVGSSAYTGVVVAGDPGVGKSRLAREVLAVVSAQCEIRWVVATRAGSALPLGAFSAWVGDTGADPTLLVRSVIDGVTATPHARPVVIGVDDAHLLDDLSAFVVHQLVHRKLANVVLTVRNHEPAPDAITALWKDSYLERIHLSALTQEESGRLLTRVLDGPVDSSTVARLWNLTRGNVLFLRHLVDQELARRHWCVENGLWSWSGDPLHFTELAELVTAQMGALSEPLAEVIDLLTVAGPLDCDLLAQIVGWSSVEHARTRGLVEIEYDGSGAVARLGHPLYGEVRRWKTAGMRGRYLRGRVVRALDDRAVRDTQDLLRRALLTLESDLPPNGALLTQAAGAAMQLINPVLAERLAGEARRIDPTYEATYLHACALHQIGRAPEAEGIVADVTNQRFSPAEFANLAMFRAANLYWVLGLTARSRQVLDDAQARLPAESHGVLLAYRALVDAAEGSVPAAVEAANAVLGRNLSDVATMNAYYALVLAFGYAGRTGQAIDAAEQGYHLAEVSHSAAPMLLGFTEHYIQALIFAGQLSEAEALSQRIARRTIDTSVASTAYAAMFVGHVQLALGRVRSARERLEKAVEIFTQIGNVRSPEMLSRCDLVVALAMMGDVDEAASVLTALRAEPNPFVYLEPRCLTAEAWVSAAEGALTAAVQQCLRAAEIARKNGYFAQEAACLHTAVRFGDPNPATRLAELCSIVEGRRVTAMAAHADSAATGDPHRLSEASREFEELGDLASATDAAAQAATAYRRRDQRGSALTQLSRAHRLAETCGGLATPALRTVEATLLTGRQREVLSLAARGMSNREIAERLNVSVRTVEGHRYRATKREA
- a CDS encoding Zn-ribbon domain-containing OB-fold protein gives rise to the protein MSASTQPAIEGWFATDGSGLPYLIGGKCHQCGTFVFPPRANNCPNPACDGDELAQVPLSRRGTLWSYTENRYAPPPPYPAPDPFEPFAVAAVELADEGLIVLGKVTDGTLAADLKVGMQMELTTMPLYVDDDGVEHVVYAWRIAP
- a CDS encoding lipid-transfer protein yields the protein MSPEPLYILGAGMHPWGKWGRDFTEYGVVAARSALAEAGLDWRQIQLVAGADTIRNGYPGFVAGATFAQKLGWNGVPVSSSYAACASGSQALQSARAQILAGFCDVALVIGADTTPKGFFAPVGGERRNDPDWQRFHLIGATNTVYFALLARRRMDLYGATLEDFAAVKVKNARHGLDNPNARYRKEATIDDVLASPVVSDPLRLLDICATSDGAAALVVASKSFAEQHLGSLEGVPSVRAISTVTPRYPQHLPELPDIATDSTAVVNAPERAFKDQILDAAYAEAGIGPEDLSMAEVYDLSTALELDWYEHLGLCPKGEAEQLLRSGATTIGGRIPVNPSGGLACFGEAIPAQAIAQVCELTWQLKGQATGRQVEGATVGITANQGLFGHGSSVIVAR
- a CDS encoding YwaF family protein produces the protein MPVSEFAPYGASYWGALAVFALGAALLVWVGRRQSEQQARRFGRILGAVTAAIYAAILVYNLIPPDIGYSVPLQLTDLATVVAAYALWSQRTWAYTLTYYWGLVLSVQALITPVLRGPDFPHYQFLAFYAIHLIVVWAAIYLTWGRRMRPDWHGYRFAVLVTTMWVAVTVAFNAVADTNYGFLNAKPASASLLDFMGPWPVYLVVAAALVFTVWALMTWPWVRRRYATPR
- a CDS encoding ABC transporter ATP-binding protein is translated as MTQSSDRTQSQRPVVLELRDIVVQYGRILALHGISLTVHEGELVTLLGSNGAGKTTTMRAISGLLPLTSGSIWFEGDDISKVKAHHRAIRGLVQAPEGRGVFPGMTVVENLEMGCYGRKFDSKQEHRARLDWVLETFPRLAERRSQVGGTLSGGEQQMLSIGRALMARPRVLLLDEPSMGLAPMVISHIFKIIAEINAKGTTVLLVEQNAQQALSRSDRAYILETGEVTREGNARELLDDDSIRAAYLGVA
- a CDS encoding ABC transporter ATP-binding protein → MTIEEVAGVHRDIRAAEGEVLLQTNDLTVRFGGLIALDSLTFDIRRGEILGMIGPNGAGKTTCFNAITGVYRPASGTVTFDGAPLGRIKRHQITRRGIARTFQNIRLWGEMTALENVMVGTDARHFTSVPGALLRTPRHRREERSAVERAAALLHFVGIAHRGEEKARNLPYGDQRRLEIARALATEPKLLCLDEPAAGFNPREKAALIELIQKIRDDGYTVLLIEHDMRLVMGVTDRIVVLEFGRKIAEGLPAEIREDPTVIAAYLGVPDDTVE
- a CDS encoding branched-chain amino acid ABC transporter permease, which translates into the protein MKASDKLLAPGDALRRWWDGLSRVQKWGFGALAFGALALLPLFPPPFLNTPNISFGGTMAQFAMVAIIAIGLNVVVGQAGLLDLGYVGFYAVGAYTVALLTSPSSPWNRTGPDGFFSEDWAWLSCVPLAMAITALAGLILGTPTLRLRGDYLAIVTLGFGEIIRLLADNLADVTNGPRGLPGVEYPRVGETQRLPEGVFSSANSTGDANYGTWWFWLGLVLIVVILMLVGNLERSRVGRAWIAVREDEDAAEIMGVNAFRFKLWAFVIGAAIGGLSGALYAGQVQFVAPPTFNIINSMLFLCAVVLGGQGNKLGVIVGAFVIVYLPNRLLGVEFLGVNLGDLKYLFFGIALVVLMIFRPQGLFPARQQLLSYGKAARRLLAAPEKESVR